From Camelus dromedarius isolate mCamDro1 chromosome 23, mCamDro1.pat, whole genome shotgun sequence, a single genomic window includes:
- the RXFP4 gene encoding relaxin-3 receptor 2, producing MPTPNTSAPLPAFWVNTSGGSVLSAADATMPVGFLALRVVVALAYGLVGAVGLLGNLAVLWVLGNCARRAPCPPSDTFVFNLALADLGLALTLPFWAAESALDFHWPFGGVLCKMVLTATVLNIYASIFLITALSVARYWLVAMAAGPGTHLSLFWARVATLAMWVAAALVTVPTAVFGVEGEVCGVRLCLLRFPSRHWLGAYQLQRVVLAFLVPLGIITTSYLLLLAFLRRRRRQRQDCRVVARSVRILLASFFLCWFPNHVVTLWGVLVKFDLVPWDSTFYTIHTYVFPVTTCLAHSNSCLNPVLYCLLRREPRRALADTFRDLRARLWPQGQGWVEQLALKEVGRQWEESTPRERGPSTMLANLVKGTPG from the coding sequence ATGCCCACCCCCAATACCTCTGCCCCCCTGCCTGCTTTCTGGGTCAACACCTCTGGAGGCAGTGTGCTGAGTGCTGCTGATGCTACGATGCCTGTTGGATTCCTAGCCCTGAGGGTCGTGGTCGCCCTGGCCTATGGGCTTGTAGGGGCTGTCGGCTTGCTGGGAAATTTGGCCGTACTGTGGGTGCTGGGTAACTGTGCTCGGCGAGCCCCTTGCCCACCTTCTGACACTTTTGTCTTCAACCTGGCTCTGGCAGACCTGGGGCTGGCACTCACTCTCCCCTTCTGGGCAGCTGAGTCGGCACTGGACTTCCATTGGCCCTTCGGAGGTGTCCTCTGCAAGATGGTCCTGACAGCCACTGTCCTCAACATCTACGCCAGCATCTTCCTCATCACGGCGCTGAGTGTTGCCCGATACTGGTTGGTGGCTATGGCTGCGGGACCAGGAACCCACCTCTCGCTCTTCTGGGCCCGCGTGGCCACCCTGGCCATGTGGGTGGCGGCTGCCCTGGTGACGGTGCCCACGGCTGTCTTTGGGGTGGAGGGCGAGGTGTGCGGTGTGCGTCTGTGCCTGCTGCGCTTCCCCAGCAGGCACTGGCTGGGTGCCTACCAGCTGCAGAGGGTGGTGCTGGCCTTCCTGGTGCCACTGGGCATCATCACCACGAGCTACCTGCTGCTGCTGGCCTtcctgcggcggcggcggcggcagcggcaggaCTGCAGGGTCGTGGCCCGCTCTGTCCGCATCCTTCTGgcctccttcttcctctgctgGTTCCCCAACCATGTGGTCACTCTCTGGGGTGTCCTGGTGAAGTTTGACCTAGTGCCCTGGGACAGCACTTTCTACACCATCCACACCTACGTCTTCCCTGTCACcacctgcctggcacacagcaacaGCTGCCTCAACCCAGTGCTGTACTGTCTCCTAAGGCGGGAGCCCCGGCGGGCCCTGGCAGACACCTTCAGGGATCTGCGAGCAAGGCTGTggccccagggccagggctgggtggAACAGTTGGCCCTAAAGGAGGTGGGCAGGCAGTGGGAAGAGAGCACCCCTCGAGAGAGAGGCCCTTCTACTATGCTGGCCAACCTGGTCAAAGGGACACCTGGGTGA